A stretch of the Uranotaenia lowii strain MFRU-FL chromosome 3, ASM2978415v1, whole genome shotgun sequence genome encodes the following:
- the LOC129758804 gene encoding monocyte to macrophage differentiation factor 2 yields the protein MQDGIISRHHGASSNVAGNGRIGTDNAFSDTTTKSATTGSCWTANGTGASTTQVFHHILGESPPNSAKSSPIRKSSSFSSASHSPVHAVPSSVCNGGAGEFKFCGYDAPCEDFESTSGSGTSPAEIFGVLGFWLKLRHDLTSMPWEQLRTVKMKNSRAAPGCAYIPTEVEHIANVITHGLWVLPSVYGGINLLWRSSSPAQVLAALIYGAALAMLFFVSTFFHCVFYCNRNRPLKDVLHRCDRAMIYIFIAGSYYPWLSLGHTTHPEIVSVIKWCIWVMAILGIIYQQMFHERYKCLETFFYVVIGLGPSIVIILWGHEFTGMSELKFGGLLYIVGIVFFKSDGLFPFAHAIWHMFVVLAAGVHYFAILTYLYPVETIEAT from the exons ATGCAAGATGGCATCATCTCACGCCACCACGGTGCATCATCGAACGTCGCCGGAAATGGACGCATCGGCACCGACAATGCCTTCTCGGATACCACCACCAAAAGTGCCACTACCGGAAGCTGCTGGACAGCAAACGGAACGGGTGCCAGCACGACGCAAGTTTTCCATCACATTCTCGGCGAGAGCCCACCAAACTCGGCAAAATCTTCACCCATTAGGAAGTCATCTTCCTTCTCTTCGGCTTCCCATTCACCGGTTCATGCGGTGCCGAGCTCGGTTTGTAACGGTGGCGCGGGGGAGTTCAAATTCTGCGGTTACGATGCACCTTGTGAAGATTTCGAGTCAACCTCCGGCAGTGGAACTTCGCCGGCGGAGATTTTCGGGGTGCTAGGATTTTGGCTGAAGCTACGACACGACTTGACTTCCATGCCGTGGGAACAGTTGCGCACCGTTAAGATGAAGAACTCTAGAGCTGCTCCCGGCTGCGCCTACATTCCTACCGAG GTCGAACACATCGCCAATGTGATAACGCACGGTCTCTGGGTACTTCCGTCGGTGTACGGGGGCATAAATCTGCTGTGGCGCAGCTCTAGCCCGGCTCAGGTCCTAGCGGCGCTGATCTACGGAGCTGCCCTCGCGATGCTGTTCTTCGTATCGACCTTCTTCCACTGTGTGTTCTACTGCAACCGAAATCGACCGCTCAAGGATGTGCTACATCGATGTGATCGAGCCATGATCTATATTTTCATTGCCGGATCATACTATCCGTGGCTCAGCCTGGGTCACACGACCCACCCGGAGATCGTCTCGGTCATCAAGTGGTGCATTTGGGTGATGGCCATCCTGGGCATCATCTATCAACAG aTGTTCCACGAACGGTACAAGTGTCTCGAAACGTTCTTCTACGTCGTCATTGGACTGGGACCTTCGATAGTGATCATACTGTGGGGTCACGAGTTCACCGGAATGTCGGAACTGAAATTTGGCGGATTGCTGTACATCGTGGGAATCGTATTTTTCAAATCCGATGGATTGTTTCCGTTTGCTCACGCGATCTGGCATATGTTTGTGGTTTTGGCAGCTGGAGTACACTATTTCGCAATCCTGACCTATTTGTACCCGGTGGAGACGATTGAAGCTACTTAA
- the LOC129758806 gene encoding uncharacterized protein LOC129758806: MSDRKKRVSTNPKQKQPPGTVSATNLSKASSTYPSYSRFQLTYPVVCRQRYHRDKLRYNKQFQYELKMLELMQNSAYDSMRFHRHVAITTLWPPLHTKKEIDFVLDKFFRLPDKQQRRLHEIMNAPVH, from the exons ATGAGTGACCGAAAGAAGCGAGTTTCAACGAACCCAAAACAAAAACAGCCTCCGGGAACGGTTTCGGCCACGAATCTGTCCAAAGCCAGCAGCACCTATCCCAGCTACAGCAGATTCCAACTGACCTA TCCCGTCGTCTGTCGTCAACGATATCACCGTGACAAACTGCGCTACAACAAACAGTTCCAGTACGAGTTGAAAATGCTGGAGCTGATGCAAAACTCGGCCTACGACTCGATGCGTTTCCATAG ACACGTGGCAATAACCACGCTGTGGCCTCCGTTGCACACCAAGAAGGAAATCGATTTTGTGCTGGATAAGTTCTTCCGGCTGCCGGATAAGCAACAGAGGCGACTGCACGAAATCATGAATGCTCCCGTCCACTAG